In the genome of Candidatus Zymogenaceae bacterium, one region contains:
- a CDS encoding response regulator has translation MVSENEPTTKGNKVLIVDDVNFFLDVQRHMLSQVECDILTARSGLEALRIIKKNRPQLVLLDYNMPDLNGDKTCEIVKRDPRYRDIPIVIVSSEPGEDVKNRCLAAGADYYLTKPVDQMEFIEAVSRLLRVRSSLYYPRVFLRSEVYLRGKGEIQRMMTVDISLTGIFLETTNPVEVGETVTVHLTIPVPRKNIEVTARVTKIVTEEEMQKTGLFPGMALEFLSLDLEDRRYIEQYIDHAVKMNKRDLSGKDSRIHFV, from the coding sequence ATGGTATCGGAAAACGAACCGACGACGAAAGGCAACAAGGTCCTTATCGTCGATGATGTCAATTTCTTTCTGGACGTCCAGCGGCACATGCTTTCCCAGGTCGAGTGCGATATCCTGACCGCCCGATCTGGACTGGAGGCTCTGCGCATCATAAAAAAGAATCGGCCGCAGCTTGTGCTTCTCGATTACAATATGCCCGACCTCAACGGAGACAAGACATGTGAAATAGTCAAGCGTGATCCTCGATACAGGGACATTCCCATCGTTATCGTATCCAGTGAGCCGGGAGAAGACGTGAAAAACCGGTGCCTCGCCGCCGGCGCGGACTATTACCTCACAAAGCCGGTCGACCAGATGGAATTCATCGAGGCGGTCAGTAGGCTCCTGCGGGTCAGGAGTTCTCTGTATTACCCCAGGGTGTTTCTCAGAAGCGAGGTATACCTCAGAGGGAAAGGTGAGATACAGCGAATGATGACGGTGGACATCTCCCTGACCGGCATTTTTCTTGAGACAACCAATCCGGTGGAGGTGGGTGAGACGGTAACGGTTCACCTGACCATTCCGGTGCCCCGAAAGAATATCGAGGTGACCGCCCGGGTGACAAAGATCGTTACCGAAGAGGAGATGCAAAAAACCGGCCTGTTCCCCGGTATGGCCCTGGAGTTTCTCTCCCTGGATTTGGAGGATCGTCGATATATCGAGCAATATATCGATCACGCCGTCAAAATGAACAAGCGGGATCTGTCCGGTAAGGACTCCCGCATCCATTTCGTCTAA